One window of Salegentibacter sp. Hel_I_6 genomic DNA carries:
- a CDS encoding ROK family protein, translating to MKIFQDERIVLTLDAGGTNFVFSALKGGKPITPLITLPSNSTDLEKCLENIIEGFKRVKKLLLPEKAVAISFAFPGPAEYEKGIIISPPNFPSFKEGVALGPMLEDYFNLPTYINNDGDLFTYGEAIGGFLPEVNNGFKEFGIKKEFKNLIGITLGTGFGAGVVINQEICAGDNSAGGEIWLMRNLLEPKIIAEESVSVRGIQSYYKDYSKESFELSPKDIFQIAVGDKNGNREAAVMAYDSVAKVAAEALANVMNIIDGGVVIGGGIAGSSKLLLPQILEHLNGKIENRNKDRFNRIVSQAFSFEEQKTKQAFYKTAMKKIKVPFSTREIEFVEDKRVPVGISRLGTNNATMLGAYAVALSKSGRVLEKKEKV from the coding sequence ATGAAAATATTTCAAGACGAAAGAATAGTTTTAACATTAGATGCAGGTGGGACTAATTTTGTTTTTTCCGCTTTAAAAGGAGGAAAACCAATTACTCCACTTATCACCTTACCATCCAACTCAACAGATTTAGAAAAATGCCTGGAAAATATTATTGAAGGTTTCAAAAGAGTAAAAAAGCTTTTATTGCCAGAAAAGGCAGTGGCTATTAGTTTTGCTTTCCCAGGACCTGCAGAATACGAAAAAGGGATTATTATAAGCCCTCCAAACTTCCCCTCTTTTAAAGAGGGCGTGGCCTTGGGACCAATGTTGGAGGATTATTTTAACTTGCCTACTTATATTAATAATGACGGAGATCTTTTTACCTATGGAGAGGCTATTGGTGGCTTTCTTCCAGAGGTTAATAATGGTTTTAAAGAATTCGGAATAAAAAAAGAATTTAAAAATCTAATAGGTATTACTTTAGGAACCGGTTTTGGCGCCGGGGTTGTTATAAACCAGGAAATATGTGCAGGAGATAATTCTGCGGGGGGAGAAATTTGGTTGATGAGAAATCTCTTAGAGCCAAAAATTATTGCCGAAGAAAGTGTAAGTGTAAGGGGAATCCAATCCTACTATAAAGATTACTCTAAAGAAAGCTTTGAGTTAAGCCCAAAAGATATTTTTCAAATTGCCGTAGGAGATAAAAATGGAAATAGGGAAGCCGCAGTTATGGCTTATGATAGTGTTGCGAAAGTTGCCGCAGAAGCACTGGCCAATGTTATGAATATAATTGATGGAGGTGTAGTTATTGGTGGGGGCATAGCAGGTTCTTCTAAATTACTGTTGCCACAAATATTAGAGCATCTTAATGGAAAAATTGAGAATAGGAACAAAGACAGGTTTAATAGAATAGTATCTCAGGCTTTTTCTTTTGAAGAACAAAAAACTAAGCAGGCATTTTATAAAACTGCAATGAAAAAAATTAAAGTTCCATTTTCTACCAGGGAAATTGAATTCGTAGAAGATAAAAGAGTCCCGGTGGGTATTTCCAGGTTGGGCACCAACAATGCTACTATGTTGGGAGCTTACGCAGTAGCTTTATCGAAATCTGGAAGAGTACTGGAGAAGAAGGAGAAGGTATAA
- a CDS encoding discoidin domain-containing protein translates to MNTKIFNFKSIVLSTFIVALFSCEGRRDFPDLVETGVTLDNTDILLISGETEDINPRFVPNIFPARDYVWEIDDPSVADLIMNEDKSVTITAVDAGETILRIVSQDQESLSAEAQLKVIASAPLDITDEAEIYVNREYSGGAEGAEGSLKLIDGDLNSKYLSNYVQPFWMTLQFEEEKVVSFYQLTSGNDAPDRDPRDWEILGSNDGENWEVLDERLNQTFSGRNLTREFYFENETAYTHYRFNVVNNNGGGLFQMSEWRLLTIPE, encoded by the coding sequence ATGAACACAAAAATTTTTAATTTTAAAAGTATCGTCCTCTCTACATTTATTGTAGCACTTTTTTCTTGTGAAGGACGTAGAGATTTTCCAGATTTAGTGGAAACCGGGGTTACTTTAGATAATACCGACATACTTCTGATTTCAGGGGAAACCGAGGATATAAATCCGAGATTTGTGCCTAATATTTTTCCGGCAAGGGATTATGTATGGGAAATTGACGATCCCAGTGTTGCTGATCTTATAATGAACGAAGATAAATCAGTAACTATAACTGCCGTTGATGCCGGAGAGACTATTTTAAGAATAGTATCCCAGGATCAGGAAAGTTTAAGTGCTGAGGCTCAATTGAAGGTTATAGCTTCAGCACCATTGGATATCACTGACGAAGCCGAGATATATGTAAACAGGGAATATAGTGGCGGTGCTGAAGGTGCCGAGGGCTCCCTTAAATTAATAGATGGGGATTTAAATTCAAAGTACTTATCAAATTATGTTCAACCATTTTGGATGACCCTGCAATTTGAGGAAGAAAAAGTCGTAAGCTTTTATCAATTAACCTCAGGAAATGATGCGCCAGACAGGGATCCACGCGACTGGGAAATCCTGGGTTCAAATGATGGTGAGAACTGGGAGGTTCTAGACGAAAGACTTAACCAAACCTTCAGTGGAAGAAATCTTACCAGGGAATTCTATTTTGAAAATGAGACAGCTTATACCCATTATAGGTTTAATGTTGTAAATAATAATGGTGGCGGTCTATTCCAGATGAGTGAATGGCGCCTTTTAACAATTCCGGAATAA
- a CDS encoding basic secretory protein-like protein: MKNTCLLITLFSLLVVIEMQAQQPEVFMEKDKTLMFINDAPFLDSEVKNGLVKTFFKVYPKMVKDFNPEAKDTIYVKIDTSYTGVAFANNGKITISSQWLENKPNDLDVITHEAMHIVQSYPHQAGPGWLTEGIADYVRYKYGVNNEGAEWFLPEFSPDQSYKNSYRITARFLAWISNNYNQNLVVTLDRNMRENTYSEVLWEDLTGVTLDELWEAYAENPDNI; the protein is encoded by the coding sequence ATGAAAAATACATGCCTGCTTATCACCTTGTTTAGCCTCCTTGTGGTAATCGAAATGCAAGCTCAGCAACCTGAAGTTTTTATGGAAAAAGATAAAACCCTAATGTTTATCAACGATGCGCCTTTTTTAGACAGCGAGGTAAAGAACGGTTTAGTAAAAACTTTTTTTAAGGTTTATCCAAAAATGGTAAAAGATTTTAATCCTGAAGCCAAGGATACCATTTATGTTAAAATTGATACTTCCTATACCGGGGTTGCCTTTGCGAACAATGGTAAAATCACAATAAGCTCCCAATGGCTGGAAAATAAACCAAACGATTTAGATGTAATTACTCACGAAGCCATGCATATTGTACAATCCTATCCACACCAAGCGGGTCCGGGGTGGCTTACCGAGGGAATTGCCGATTATGTTCGTTATAAATATGGTGTTAATAATGAAGGTGCAGAATGGTTTCTGCCAGAATTTTCACCCGATCAATCATATAAAAATAGCTATAGAATAACCGCCAGGTTTTTAGCCTGGATTTCAAATAATTATAATCAGAATCTTGTTGTAACTCTGGATAGAAATATGCGGGAAAATACCTATTCCGAAGTATTATGGGAAGACCTTACGGGTGTTACACTCGATGAGTTATGGGAAGCTTACGCAGAAAATCCTGATAATATTTAA
- a CDS encoding RagB/SusD family nutrient uptake outer membrane protein, producing MKNLLNIKNLACFAIVFSFFGCMDLDESPYSELEESNFYNNELEIIQATLRPFTHMQAWLSWSGQNGYYYHNELSADQVAWPQKGPHGFDGGDHIRQHYHTWTTQEGRLANTWSLMWTGVGYVNAAITDIENIDPESANVSPERLESLVAESRVLRAYHYMKLMDLFGNIPLVTQVGEPQNPATVSREEIFAFVESELLENVESLQPLSQSLLGRVSKAVGYAMLSELYLNAEVWSGEARWQESIEYADKVIDGEGGSLMGNMALDQDPLGPYSNQNELSPENIFQFPFSRENGFGYDWRAFYSGFSNMAPALDVNYSGWNAFVVIPSAFDEYSESDIRKQEWFLFGPQFRFGTDQPILGSEEYNGQPLVYVNNIRRNTEGQTGEGSMTDGEENSGARFHKYRSGTQTDENYLENDFVIYRLTEMYFNKAEALMRLNGGSATAEAVDLINESKSRYFNDEDWTEASYTTATLTLDELLEERGREFIFEGKRRTDLIRFGEFTTGTWWDHEPSEDYRTLYPIPLRQVQTNPNLEQNPGY from the coding sequence ATGAAGAATTTATTAAATATAAAGAATTTAGCCTGTTTCGCGATAGTATTTAGTTTCTTCGGCTGCATGGATTTGGATGAAAGTCCATATTCTGAACTAGAGGAATCAAATTTCTACAATAATGAATTAGAAATTATTCAGGCTACGTTGCGGCCTTTCACCCACATGCAAGCCTGGTTGTCCTGGTCTGGACAAAATGGCTATTATTATCATAATGAATTATCAGCTGATCAGGTAGCCTGGCCGCAAAAAGGTCCCCATGGATTTGATGGTGGAGATCATATAAGGCAACATTACCACACCTGGACCACTCAAGAAGGTAGATTGGCCAATACTTGGAGTTTAATGTGGACCGGAGTAGGATATGTTAATGCGGCTATAACCGATATTGAAAATATCGATCCAGAATCTGCGAATGTATCACCTGAAAGATTGGAATCTCTGGTGGCAGAATCAAGGGTGTTAAGAGCATACCATTATATGAAATTGATGGATCTTTTTGGGAACATTCCACTCGTTACTCAGGTAGGTGAGCCGCAAAACCCTGCAACGGTATCAAGAGAAGAAATATTTGCATTTGTAGAAAGCGAATTATTAGAAAACGTTGAAAGTCTTCAACCTCTTTCTCAATCCTTGTTAGGAAGAGTTTCAAAAGCTGTAGGCTATGCAATGTTATCTGAGCTTTATCTTAATGCTGAAGTTTGGAGTGGTGAAGCTAGATGGCAGGAAAGCATTGAATATGCAGACAAAGTTATTGATGGAGAGGGAGGTTCTCTAATGGGTAATATGGCATTAGACCAAGATCCATTAGGTCCTTATAGTAATCAAAATGAACTTTCACCAGAGAATATTTTCCAGTTCCCTTTTAGTAGAGAAAATGGATTTGGTTATGATTGGCGGGCTTTTTACTCCGGATTCTCAAATATGGCACCTGCCTTGGATGTAAATTATTCGGGATGGAATGCTTTTGTTGTAATCCCTTCTGCTTTTGATGAATACAGTGAGAGCGATATTAGGAAACAAGAGTGGTTTTTATTTGGACCTCAATTTCGATTCGGTACAGATCAGCCAATTCTAGGGTCAGAAGAGTATAATGGACAGCCTTTGGTTTATGTAAATAATATTAGAAGAAACACCGAAGGCCAAACAGGAGAAGGAAGTATGACAGATGGAGAAGAGAACAGTGGTGCGCGTTTTCACAAATACCGTTCGGGAACACAAACCGACGAGAATTATTTAGAAAATGATTTCGTGATTTACAGGCTTACAGAAATGTATTTTAACAAAGCTGAAGCTTTAATGCGACTAAATGGGGGAAGTGCAACCGCTGAAGCGGTAGATCTTATTAACGAAAGTAAGAGTCGTTATTTTAATGATGAAGACTGGACTGAGGCTTCTTATACCACGGCTACTTTAACCTTAGATGAGCTACTGGAAGAAAGAGGTCGTGAATTTATTTTTGAAGGTAAACGTCGTACAGATCTTATAAGATTTGGTGAGTTTACCACGGGAACATGGTGGGATCACGAACCGAGTGAAGATTATAGAACGTTATACCCTATTCCTTTAAGACAGGTGCAAACCAATCCTAATTTAGAACAAAATCCAGGTTACTAA
- a CDS encoding GMC family oxidoreductase, which translates to MSFQIKKQSTKYDVCIVGSGAGGGMAAKLLADAGFKIALLEAGPDFDPANKEQRTQLRWPWESPRRGASTTRPFGDFDMAYGGWELEGEPYTQNANTEFAWFRSRMLGGRTNHWGRISLRFGPLDFKRKDFDGKGDNWPIGYEDVKPYYDKVDKLIGVFGTKENIPNEPDGFFLPPPKPRLHELYIKKGANKAGVPMIPSRLSILTKPVNKERGACFFCNQCSRSCMAYADFSSSSVLVKPAVKTGNVDLYVNAMVREVLTNGEGEATGVSYIDKDDLRDYEIKAKVVILAASACSSARILLNSKSAQHPNGLANSSGVVGKYLHDSTGSSRMGFIPQLVDRERYNEDGVGGMHLYTPWWLNDSKDLGFTRGYHIEYWGGMSMPAYGFGFNTQALKEITGDTSRNAYGTGLKKDVKKFYGATFGMAGRGESIPRKENYCEIDSNTVDKYGIPVLKFNYSWSDEEVKQARHMQDTFEEVMHNMGAVPLGDKPGKEKNYGLENPGKIIHEVGTTRMGKDPKSSVVNEFNQAHDVPNLFVMDGGPFVSQADKNPTWTILALAWRATDYLTEQLKKGNV; encoded by the coding sequence ATGTCATTTCAAATAAAGAAGCAATCAACTAAATATGATGTCTGCATAGTAGGCTCGGGTGCTGGTGGCGGTATGGCGGCCAAACTACTTGCTGATGCCGGGTTTAAAATAGCATTGCTGGAAGCGGGACCAGATTTTGATCCTGCTAACAAAGAACAGCGCACCCAACTTAGGTGGCCCTGGGAGTCTCCACGTAGAGGAGCTTCTACTACAAGGCCTTTTGGAGATTTCGATATGGCCTATGGTGGCTGGGAATTAGAAGGGGAGCCCTATACCCAAAATGCAAATACAGAATTTGCCTGGTTTAGATCAAGGATGTTAGGTGGAAGAACCAACCATTGGGGGCGTATTTCTCTTCGCTTTGGTCCCCTGGATTTTAAACGAAAGGATTTTGATGGAAAAGGTGATAACTGGCCAATAGGTTACGAAGACGTAAAACCATATTACGATAAAGTAGATAAATTAATTGGGGTTTTTGGGACTAAAGAAAATATACCAAACGAACCAGATGGGTTCTTTTTACCACCTCCAAAGCCCAGATTACACGAGTTATACATCAAAAAAGGGGCTAATAAAGCAGGAGTTCCTATGATTCCTTCTCGCTTATCTATACTCACAAAACCGGTGAATAAGGAGCGTGGCGCATGCTTTTTTTGTAACCAGTGTTCCCGTTCCTGTATGGCTTATGCCGATTTTTCTTCTTCATCTGTTTTAGTGAAACCAGCTGTAAAAACTGGTAATGTAGACCTCTATGTAAATGCCATGGTTAGAGAAGTCTTAACCAATGGGGAAGGGGAAGCTACCGGGGTTTCTTATATAGATAAAGACGATCTAAGAGATTACGAAATCAAAGCAAAAGTAGTAATCTTAGCCGCTAGCGCCTGTAGTTCGGCACGTATTTTACTTAATTCAAAATCGGCACAGCACCCTAACGGACTGGCAAATTCCAGCGGAGTGGTAGGGAAGTACCTTCACGATTCAACGGGATCTTCCAGGATGGGATTTATTCCCCAACTGGTAGATAGAGAACGTTATAATGAAGACGGCGTAGGCGGAATGCACCTTTATACACCATGGTGGCTAAACGATAGTAAAGACCTTGGTTTTACTCGTGGATATCATATTGAATATTGGGGCGGAATGAGTATGCCTGCTTATGGATTTGGGTTTAATACCCAGGCCTTAAAAGAAATTACCGGTGATACTTCACGAAATGCTTATGGCACGGGCCTCAAAAAAGATGTAAAAAAATTCTATGGAGCTACCTTTGGAATGGCCGGACGTGGAGAAAGTATTCCACGAAAAGAAAATTATTGCGAAATTGATTCAAATACAGTAGATAAGTATGGAATCCCGGTGCTAAAATTCAATTACAGCTGGTCTGATGAAGAAGTAAAACAAGCCAGGCATATGCAAGATACTTTTGAAGAGGTGATGCATAATATGGGCGCAGTTCCATTAGGGGACAAGCCTGGAAAAGAAAAAAATTACGGACTAGAAAATCCTGGAAAGATTATCCACGAAGTGGGAACCACAAGGATGGGTAAAGATCCTAAAAGTTCTGTGGTAAATGAGTTTAACCAGGCGCACGATGTACCTAATTTATTTGTTATGGATGGCGGGCCATTCGTATCCCAGGCAGATAAGAATCCAACCTGGACGATCCTGGCACTGGCCTGGCGTGCTACTGATTATTTGACCGAACAGCTTAAAAAAGGGAATGTATAA
- a CDS encoding gluconate 2-dehydrogenase subunit 3 family protein → MDRRESLKALVLGGVGSSLFLSSCVTDKKSPIAAGDIIEEREGYGRTPAEEERDEDLYSETFFSEEEMATISILSDIIIPEDEESVSATEAGVPEFIEFIVKDIPEHQLPMRGGLMWINRESNKRFEAAFNEISKENQMEIIDNMAYPRAFEENSPGPVFFRNIRNLVVTGYFTSDPGFKYLDYRGNTPNVWDGVPAHVLEKHGMKYDEDLLKVAMNPVTRNEVMDWSKYEV, encoded by the coding sequence ATGGATAGAAGGGAATCACTAAAAGCACTGGTTCTGGGAGGCGTAGGCTCTAGCTTGTTCCTTAGCAGTTGTGTGACCGATAAAAAATCACCTATTGCTGCAGGAGATATAATTGAAGAAAGAGAGGGGTACGGAAGAACTCCGGCGGAAGAGGAAAGAGATGAAGATTTATATTCTGAGACATTTTTCTCTGAAGAAGAGATGGCTACTATTTCTATATTATCAGATATTATTATTCCTGAAGATGAAGAATCGGTTTCCGCTACTGAAGCAGGCGTACCGGAATTCATCGAGTTTATTGTAAAAGACATTCCCGAGCATCAACTCCCCATGCGTGGTGGTTTAATGTGGATTAATAGGGAAAGCAATAAACGTTTTGAAGCAGCTTTCAATGAGATTTCAAAAGAAAATCAAATGGAAATTATAGATAACATGGCTTACCCCAGAGCTTTTGAAGAAAATTCTCCAGGTCCTGTATTTTTTAGGAATATCAGAAACCTGGTAGTTACTGGCTACTTTACAAGTGACCCCGGATTTAAATATCTCGATTATCGCGGGAATACTCCCAATGTTTGGGACGGTGTACCAGCGCATGTGCTTGAGAAACATGGAATGAAATACGATGAAGATTTATTAAAAGTAGCAATGAATCCTGTCACCCGAAATGAGGTAATGGATTGGAGCAAATACGAAGTTTAA
- a CDS encoding glycoside hydrolase family 125 protein, with protein MKRRKFIQNTALAGGLTMLDPFHLNASEISGFFKKFPVVRTPKGDRNFESKIIEKVIAEFQKNVKDEELGWLFNNCFPNTLDTTVTYSEINGKPNTYVITGDIDAMWLRDSVAQVWPYMTFVEEDQKLKKLIAGVINQQTQYILKDPYANAFYDDPEKKGEWFSDLTDMKPGVHERKWEIDSLCYPIRLGYHYWKSTGDTSPFDDNWIKAIDSILKVFKDQQKKDDRGAYSFQRETPKATDTRALQGYGYPVNPVGLICSAFRPSDDATVFSFLIPSNFFAVVSLEQAAEMLTEIHGETDKANELLKLRKEVKEALDEYAVVDHKKYGKIYAFEVDGFGNQLLMDDANVPSLLSLPYLGAVAADDPIYQNTRDYIWSKDNPFFFEGTAAEGIGGPHVALDMIWPMSITMKGLTSKDDKEIKWCINTLKNTHGDTGFMHETFHKDDPTNFSREWFAWANTLFGEFLWKTYQEKPHLLK; from the coding sequence ATGAAACGTAGAAAATTTATACAAAATACTGCATTAGCAGGCGGTCTAACAATGTTGGATCCATTTCATCTTAATGCTTCAGAAATAAGCGGTTTTTTTAAAAAATTCCCCGTGGTTAGAACTCCTAAGGGAGATCGAAATTTCGAAAGTAAAATAATTGAAAAGGTTATTGCAGAATTTCAGAAAAATGTAAAAGACGAAGAACTGGGATGGCTTTTTAATAATTGCTTCCCTAATACTTTAGATACCACGGTAACCTATTCAGAAATAAATGGCAAACCAAACACCTATGTAATAACCGGGGATATCGATGCCATGTGGCTGCGCGATAGTGTAGCACAGGTTTGGCCTTATATGACTTTTGTCGAGGAAGATCAAAAACTTAAAAAGCTTATAGCGGGTGTTATAAACCAGCAGACTCAGTATATATTAAAAGATCCGTATGCGAATGCTTTTTATGATGATCCTGAAAAGAAAGGTGAATGGTTTAGCGATTTAACCGATATGAAGCCTGGTGTACACGAGCGTAAATGGGAGATTGATTCCCTATGTTATCCTATTAGGTTAGGTTACCATTACTGGAAATCTACTGGCGATACCAGCCCTTTCGATGATAATTGGATAAAAGCCATTGATTCTATCCTTAAGGTATTTAAAGATCAGCAAAAAAAGGATGATAGAGGCGCATATTCTTTTCAAAGAGAAACTCCAAAAGCTACCGATACCCGTGCGTTGCAGGGGTATGGCTATCCAGTTAATCCAGTAGGCCTAATTTGTTCGGCATTTAGACCTAGTGATGATGCCACGGTGTTTTCGTTTTTAATTCCTTCAAATTTCTTTGCAGTGGTTAGCCTGGAGCAAGCTGCAGAAATGTTAACAGAAATCCATGGAGAGACCGATAAAGCAAATGAACTCCTGAAGTTAAGAAAAGAGGTGAAAGAAGCTTTGGATGAGTATGCCGTTGTAGATCATAAAAAATATGGTAAGATCTACGCTTTTGAAGTGGATGGTTTTGGCAACCAATTGTTAATGGATGATGCTAATGTTCCTAGTCTCCTTTCATTACCTTATCTAGGCGCCGTAGCTGCAGATGATCCTATTTATCAAAATACAAGAGATTATATTTGGTCTAAAGACAATCCTTTCTTTTTCGAAGGCACTGCAGCTGAAGGAATAGGTGGCCCCCACGTTGCGCTAGATATGATTTGGCCTATGTCTATTACCATGAAAGGTTTAACCAGTAAGGATGATAAAGAAATTAAATGGTGTATAAATACACTTAAAAATACTCATGGAGATACTGGCTTTATGCACGAAACCTTCCATAAAGACGATCCCACAAATTTCTCCCGGGAATGGTTTGCCTGGGCCAATACGCTATTTGGAGAATTTCTTTGGAAAACTTACCAGGAAAAGCCGCATTTGTTGAAATAA